A window of Daucus carota subsp. sativus chromosome 2, DH1 v3.0, whole genome shotgun sequence genomic DNA:
TTTATTTTTGGGGTTTCTTCCATAAAACTCCAATCTTCTTGAGCATGTTTCCATTTTTTTTCTTGAGGTAATCGTCCTCCATGTCCTCAGGATAACGTGAACTGATCTTCCCAGTTGTGGGACTGTAATTGCTGTCCAGCGATCCTGTTCTCTCGACTAATTTTCCATTGTCCCCAGTTGAAAGTATAGCCGCAGCTGCCTCAGCTGCTTTCCTCCACTGTTCGGACTGCACCTTTATCCTTCTCAATTCGGCCTCCAATTCAGAATTTGCAAACTGTGCTGCTTCCAACTGCTCAGTCATTTGGGCAGCCCTCCTATGACTCTTATCTGCCTCCCCCGTCACATAACCAAGCTTCATAAGAGTGTCGCGCTCAGCTGCCCTCGCAGCATCTAGCTCGTTAACAGCTTCATCACCAACATTACCCAGGTTGAGTTCCATTTCCTTTCTCCCCAACTTGAGCATTTCATTTTCCTCTAGGATGGTCTGCATATCCATCtccttttcttttaaattagACTTTATACTTTCAGCATCCACCTTTTTACGGTGCAGCTCCTTTTCCAATTGATTCTCTTTACTGCCTGAGAGAGTCGTCTCCAGCCtagttttcatattttcattctCTTCACAAATGCCTTGCAACTCTGTTTCCTTATCCATCAAGTTTGCCCGTAGTTCTTGAATGTCAGCTTTTGATTTCTTTAGTTCCGCCTCCAGCTCATCCTCCCTTTGGCTTGATGTGGACTTTATCTTCTCCACCAACTCATAAGCACTTGCAATCTGCAAAGTGTTTTGAATTTGTTCTTCATGGTACCTAACCTCTGTGGTTTCCAAGGCAGACCTTAGATGTTCAACTTCTGAAGTTACAGATTCAAGCTCTGCTTTCATAGATTTCTctctttcttcattttctttagtTTCGTATTTAACCACCTGCTCACCAGCTGAATTTTGAGAATCATTTCCAGAAATGGTGTCTCTTTCTTTCGTAAGTTTGGTAACAATCTCTTCCAGAAAATTTACACGTGCCTTCGACTGGTCCAACTCTAGAGCTATGGCATGGTATGCTTCCTTGGCTTTAATGTTATCTGATCTGAGGGTCTCTACTGTTTGTTTTGCTGTTTCGAGTTGCAACAGAGTCTGACCAACAAGGGCCTGGGCCTGAACTTCAGAATCTTTGCAATCTTTTAGCTGGTTCTTCATGTTATCTGCGAGAAGACGGGTTTCTTCTAGGTTTTCTTTCAAGCTATGTAGTTCGGCAGATGCTAGTTCTGATTGCTTAGTCTGTCTAGCCTCTATATCAGTTACCATCTCAAGCTGAAGCTTAAGTTGCCTAATCTCATCCAGTGCAGAAGCCAATTCAGCAGAACTTCTTGAGGATATTGCTTCAGAAGAGTCAAGTTCAGATTGAAATGCCTGGTCTTTTTCGTTAGTGATCTTTTCAAATTCAATAGAACGGGGATCTTCAGATCGAGACTGGGATAATAATTGTTGGGACTCCTCTAGCTTTAGAGACAAGGCCAGGAGCTTGTCCTTTGACTCCTCTGCATCTTGCTCGGCTTGCTGCTTCCATGAGTCAGACAAGGTTAGCTGATccttcactttttttaaatcatCCTGAAGCTGTGAAATATGAGCTTCCAAATCTGCAACCTTGTTTGGGTGTTTTTTCTGGCGGATCCAACAAAATAAATGTCAGCTATGAAGCAATATACAGCAAACTGGTTTCTACAACAAGATAGCGACATAATTATACTTTTAGGTACGGCCAGAGGATTGATTATTATGTCCTTTTGAGAGGCTTCGCAGGTAAGAAACACATCAGGACTGCATATTTAATTTAGGTATTTAACACGATACAACAAGATCTATAGAGTGCTCTAATGAAGACTTTTATAGAAGTATTTACTagcagagaaaaaaaaaattgtaaatagaATCAATTTTTCGAGAGTACACAGTTTTATCCAGTATTGGTTATGGGATCTATCGTTcctaattttgattatattcaaGAGTATGAGTAAGTTCTTGTATACATTACACAGGTACTGTCTTggtttagaaactagtaaatgtGTTTCTCTCATGTTACtcaaatgaaaaatatcatataacTTATTTACAACCCTGTTTCAAGCTTCCAAGCAACCACAAGTGCTAAATGCATGAAAATGCATCAACGTAGATATAAGCATAAGAAAAACAAAGAAGCTTGCATTTAAAACTATTGCAGGCTCGATTGCTCTGTTATAGATGATTTACCTCAGGCACTGGACTTCTAGGTGACTTCCGCTCAATGACTTTAGGGCTTTTGTCTTTTGGTGTCTTTAATTGGTTAGAAGAAGATGCAGCGTCAGATTCTAATCCAGTTGTCTTTAGTTGACGTGAAACTCGCGGAGTTATCTTTTCAGGACCAGAGTTCTTG
This region includes:
- the LOC108209822 gene encoding interactor of constitutive active ROPs 3, with the translated sequence MQTPKARKSSSEVDQQNSPQSSLPEVFRRLSGQNSSSEVPNKISPRSASKVPHKNSGPEKITPRVSRQLKTTGLESDAASSSNQLKTPKDKSPKVIERKSPRSPVPEKKHPNKVADLEAHISQLQDDLKKVKDQLTLSDSWKQQAEQDAEESKDKLLALSLKLEESQQLLSQSRSEDPRSIEFEKITNEKDQAFQSELDSSEAISSRSSAELASALDEIRQLKLQLEMVTDIEARQTKQSELASAELHSLKENLEETRLLADNMKNQLKDCKDSEVQAQALVGQTLLQLETAKQTVETLRSDNIKAKEAYHAIALELDQSKARVNFLEEIVTKLTKERDTISGNDSQNSAGEQVVKYETKENEEREKSMKAELESVTSEVEHLRSALETTEVRYHEEQIQNTLQIASAYELVEKIKSTSSQREDELEAELKKSKADIQELRANLMDKETELQGICEENENMKTRLETTLSGSKENQLEKELHRKKVDAESIKSNLKEKEMDMQTILEENEMLKLGRKEMELNLGNVGDEAVNELDAARAAERDTLMKLGYVTGEADKSHRRAAQMTEQLEAAQFANSELEAELRRIKVQSEQWRKAAEAAAAILSTGDNGKLVERTGSLDSNYSPTTGKISSRYPEDMEDDYLKKKNGNMLKKIGVLWKKPQK